The proteins below come from a single Eptesicus fuscus isolate TK198812 chromosome 5, DD_ASM_mEF_20220401, whole genome shotgun sequence genomic window:
- the SHF gene encoding SH2 domain-containing adapter protein F isoform X5: MLLSGAPPAGSGPGPRAQGGAGGGPGGSRRGAGGPGAGPGGGGSGGVAKWLREHLGFRGGSGGGGGGKPAPPEPDYRPPVPAPAAPPAPPPDILAAYRLQRERDFEDPYSGGPSGSAALAAPAVPGPTPPPRHGSPPHRLIRVETPGPPAPPPEERTPGPPASSDRLAILEDYADPFDVQETGDSLVGASGAPEKVPENDGYMEPYEAQKMMAEIRGSKETATQPLPLYDTPYEPEEEGATPEGEGTPWPRESRLPEDDERPPEEYDQPWEWKKERISKAFAVDIKVIKDLPWPPPVGQLDSSPSLPDGDRDISGPASPLPEPSLEDGSVLCLTRTSAMQVTPEMGDTS, encoded by the exons ATGCTGCTGAGCGGAGCTCCGCCCGCGGGCTCCGGCCCCGGGCCGCGGGCtcaggggggtgcggggggcggcCCGGGGGGCTCGCGCCGGGGCGCTGGGGGGCCCGGGGCCGGCCCGGGAGGAGGCGGCAGTGGCGGAGTGGCCAAGTGGCTCCGGGAGCACCTGGGCTTCCGTGgggggagcggcggcggcggtgggggCAAGCCGGCGCCCCCGGAGCCGGACTACCGGCCGCCcgtccccgccccggccgcgccccccgcgccccccccggACATCCTGGCCGCCTACCGGCTGCAGAGGGAGCGGGACTTCGAAGACCCCTACTCCGGAGGGCCGTCCGGCTCCGCTGCCCTGGCCGCCCCGGCGGTCCCCGGCCCCACGCCGCCCCCGCGCCACGGCTCGCCCCCCCACCGCCTTATTCGGGTCGAGACCCCGGGTCCCCCAGCGCCCCCGCCCGAGGAGCGGACCCCTGGACCCCCGGCCAGCAGCGACAGG TTGGCAATCCTAGAAGACTATGCAGACCCGTTTGATGTCCAGGAGACTGGTGACAGCCTAGTAGGAGCTTCAGGAGCCCCAGAGAAGGTCCCGGAAAACGATGGCTACATGGAGCCCTATGAGGCCCAAAAGATGATGGCCG AGATCCGGGGCTCCAAGGAGACAGCCACTCAGCCCCTGCCTCTGTATGACACACCCTATGAGCCAGAAGAGGAGGGGGCCACCCCCGAGGGTGAGGGGACCCCTTGGCCCCGGGAGTCCCGCCTGCCTGAGGACGATGAGAGGCCGCCCGAGGAGTATGACCAGCCCTGGGAGTGGAAGAAAGAGCGGATTTCTAAAGCCTTTGCTG TTGACATTAAGGTCATCAAAGACCTACCTTGGCCTCCACCGGTGGGACAGCTGgacagcagcccctccctgcccgaCGGGGACAGGGACATCTCCGGTCCAGCCTCACCCCTCCCCGAGCCCAGCCTGGAGGATGGCAGCG TGCTTTGCCTGACCAGAACTTCAGCAATGCAAGTAACTCCTGAGATGGGGGACACTAGCTAG
- the SHF gene encoding SH2 domain-containing adapter protein F isoform X6 — MLLSGAPPAGSGPGPRAQGGAGGGPGGSRRGAGGPGAGPGGGGSGGVAKWLREHLGFRGGSGGGGGGKPAPPEPDYRPPVPAPAAPPAPPPDILAAYRLQRERDFEDPYSGGPSGSAALAAPAVPGPTPPPRHGSPPHRLIRVETPGPPAPPPEERTPGPPASSDRLAILEDYADPFDVQETGDSLVGASGAPEKVPENDGYMEPYEAQKMMAEIRGSKETATQPLPLYDTPYEPEEEGATPEGEGTPWPRESRLPEDDERPPEEYDQPWEWKKERISKAFAVDIKVIKDLPWPPPVGQLDSSPSLPDGDRDISGPASPLPEPSLEDGSALA, encoded by the exons ATGCTGCTGAGCGGAGCTCCGCCCGCGGGCTCCGGCCCCGGGCCGCGGGCtcaggggggtgcggggggcggcCCGGGGGGCTCGCGCCGGGGCGCTGGGGGGCCCGGGGCCGGCCCGGGAGGAGGCGGCAGTGGCGGAGTGGCCAAGTGGCTCCGGGAGCACCTGGGCTTCCGTGgggggagcggcggcggcggtgggggCAAGCCGGCGCCCCCGGAGCCGGACTACCGGCCGCCcgtccccgccccggccgcgccccccgcgccccccccggACATCCTGGCCGCCTACCGGCTGCAGAGGGAGCGGGACTTCGAAGACCCCTACTCCGGAGGGCCGTCCGGCTCCGCTGCCCTGGCCGCCCCGGCGGTCCCCGGCCCCACGCCGCCCCCGCGCCACGGCTCGCCCCCCCACCGCCTTATTCGGGTCGAGACCCCGGGTCCCCCAGCGCCCCCGCCCGAGGAGCGGACCCCTGGACCCCCGGCCAGCAGCGACAGG TTGGCAATCCTAGAAGACTATGCAGACCCGTTTGATGTCCAGGAGACTGGTGACAGCCTAGTAGGAGCTTCAGGAGCCCCAGAGAAGGTCCCGGAAAACGATGGCTACATGGAGCCCTATGAGGCCCAAAAGATGATGGCCG AGATCCGGGGCTCCAAGGAGACAGCCACTCAGCCCCTGCCTCTGTATGACACACCCTATGAGCCAGAAGAGGAGGGGGCCACCCCCGAGGGTGAGGGGACCCCTTGGCCCCGGGAGTCCCGCCTGCCTGAGGACGATGAGAGGCCGCCCGAGGAGTATGACCAGCCCTGGGAGTGGAAGAAAGAGCGGATTTCTAAAGCCTTTGCTG TTGACATTAAGGTCATCAAAGACCTACCTTGGCCTCCACCGGTGGGACAGCTGgacagcagcccctccctgcccgaCGGGGACAGGGACATCTCCGGTCCAGCCTCACCCCTCCCCGAGCCCAGCCTGGAGGATGGCAGCG
- the SHF gene encoding SH2 domain-containing adapter protein F isoform X9: MLLSGAPPAGSGPGPRAQGGAGGGPGGSRRGAGGPGAGPGGGGSGGVAKWLREHLGFRGGSGGGGGGKPAPPEPDYRPPVPAPAAPPAPPPDILAAYRLQRERDFEDPYSGGPSGSAALAAPAVPGPTPPPRHGSPPHRLIRVETPGPPAPPPEERTPGPPASSDRLAILEDYADPFDVQETGDSLVGASGAPEKVPENDGYMEPYEAQKMMAEIRGSKETATQPLPLYDTPYEPEEEGATPEGEGTPWPRESRLPEDDERPPEEYDQPWEWKKERISKAFAALA, translated from the exons ATGCTGCTGAGCGGAGCTCCGCCCGCGGGCTCCGGCCCCGGGCCGCGGGCtcaggggggtgcggggggcggcCCGGGGGGCTCGCGCCGGGGCGCTGGGGGGCCCGGGGCCGGCCCGGGAGGAGGCGGCAGTGGCGGAGTGGCCAAGTGGCTCCGGGAGCACCTGGGCTTCCGTGgggggagcggcggcggcggtgggggCAAGCCGGCGCCCCCGGAGCCGGACTACCGGCCGCCcgtccccgccccggccgcgccccccgcgccccccccggACATCCTGGCCGCCTACCGGCTGCAGAGGGAGCGGGACTTCGAAGACCCCTACTCCGGAGGGCCGTCCGGCTCCGCTGCCCTGGCCGCCCCGGCGGTCCCCGGCCCCACGCCGCCCCCGCGCCACGGCTCGCCCCCCCACCGCCTTATTCGGGTCGAGACCCCGGGTCCCCCAGCGCCCCCGCCCGAGGAGCGGACCCCTGGACCCCCGGCCAGCAGCGACAGG TTGGCAATCCTAGAAGACTATGCAGACCCGTTTGATGTCCAGGAGACTGGTGACAGCCTAGTAGGAGCTTCAGGAGCCCCAGAGAAGGTCCCGGAAAACGATGGCTACATGGAGCCCTATGAGGCCCAAAAGATGATGGCCG AGATCCGGGGCTCCAAGGAGACAGCCACTCAGCCCCTGCCTCTGTATGACACACCCTATGAGCCAGAAGAGGAGGGGGCCACCCCCGAGGGTGAGGGGACCCCTTGGCCCCGGGAGTCCCGCCTGCCTGAGGACGATGAGAGGCCGCCCGAGGAGTATGACCAGCCCTGGGAGTGGAAGAAAGAGCGGATTTCTAAAGCCTTTGCTG